In a single window of the Hoyosella subflava DQS3-9A1 genome:
- a CDS encoding ComEA family DNA-binding protein, which produces MHDEGRTADDAQARFRQLMEMPTRASGSRLPNDAGLSQQDNDTDGAAAPWFTEEEQRPAPWRQRIRLDLTRTGAIALVGVGLLGALFAGFVMLRDSHGSGATVGVVPVTDGTELAALSALDSADPGHGHGSSQGIEESSHVEVVQSAHVIVSVAGHVQLPGLVELSEGARVADALSRAGGALPQADLITLNLAQPLADGDQIVVGRRDGGSDEIPHVSMILRTGVPVMAADPGGAVGHATAAPLVNLNSATESDLVSLPGVGPVTAGAIIEWRSTNGQFSSIEELRQVRGIGPAKLDQIRDHVTV; this is translated from the coding sequence ATGCATGACGAAGGCCGAACTGCCGACGACGCCCAGGCACGTTTTCGGCAGCTGATGGAGATGCCGACGAGGGCATCAGGTTCCCGGCTGCCGAATGACGCCGGCCTGTCCCAGCAGGACAACGACACCGACGGCGCAGCTGCACCTTGGTTCACCGAGGAGGAGCAACGGCCAGCGCCTTGGCGGCAGCGAATACGCCTCGACCTGACCAGAACCGGAGCCATCGCGCTGGTTGGTGTCGGGTTGCTCGGCGCACTATTCGCAGGTTTTGTGATGCTCAGGGACAGTCACGGCAGCGGCGCGACAGTGGGAGTAGTGCCAGTCACGGACGGAACAGAACTGGCGGCACTGAGCGCACTCGACTCCGCGGACCCCGGTCACGGCCATGGATCCTCGCAGGGTATCGAGGAATCTTCACACGTCGAGGTTGTGCAGTCCGCCCATGTAATCGTGAGTGTCGCGGGACATGTCCAGCTGCCCGGCCTCGTCGAGCTGAGCGAGGGTGCGCGCGTAGCGGACGCGCTCAGCCGGGCGGGAGGCGCCCTGCCCCAGGCGGATCTCATCACCCTCAACCTTGCACAGCCACTCGCCGATGGTGACCAGATCGTCGTGGGGCGGCGGGACGGAGGTAGTGACGAAATTCCGCATGTCAGCATGATTCTCCGTACCGGTGTCCCGGTGATGGCGGCGGACCCAGGTGGAGCTGTAGGTCACGCCACCGCGGCACCTCTCGTCAACCTCAACAGCGCGACTGAAAGCGACCTAGTTTCCCTGCCTGGCGTTGGTCCAGTCACCGCTGGCGCGATAATCGAATGGCGGTCAACGAATGGCCAGTTCAGCAGCATCGAAGAGCTGAGGCAAGTACGGGGAATCGGTCCGGCAAAACTTGACCAGATCCGTGACCACGTCACTGTCTGA
- a CDS encoding DegV family protein — protein sequence MAVIVVTDSSSTLPGEITGQYGIHVVPLHILSGGHDFREGIDAIPDSVWRATGVSTAGASPLEMREAFEHAHRLSGGDGVVGVFISRQLSSTWDAARQAAQEVGRVRVVDSAAAGLGLGFAVRAAAMEASNGSDLDTVYSAAVDAAERAYSFVYVNQLDNLRRGGRIGTAAAMFGTALAIKPVLQLANGKLTVREKTRTASKALVRLVDVAAEAARAKGSGGGLCVAVQHLEAEERAHEVLERFTKRIPEVEESLVGDLGAVLGVHLGPGALSISVYRHP from the coding sequence GTGGCAGTCATCGTGGTAACTGACTCGTCATCCACCCTGCCTGGTGAAATAACCGGCCAATACGGCATTCACGTAGTGCCACTGCATATCCTCTCGGGCGGCCATGATTTCCGTGAGGGCATCGACGCGATCCCGGATTCGGTGTGGCGGGCAACGGGAGTCTCCACGGCCGGTGCCTCACCGCTGGAAATGCGGGAAGCGTTTGAGCATGCTCATCGACTCAGCGGCGGTGACGGTGTAGTCGGCGTGTTCATATCTCGCCAGCTTTCGTCGACATGGGATGCGGCGCGACAGGCCGCACAGGAGGTTGGGAGAGTGCGAGTCGTCGACTCTGCGGCCGCCGGGCTTGGACTGGGCTTCGCGGTGCGGGCCGCGGCGATGGAGGCCTCGAACGGTTCCGACCTTGACACGGTGTACTCGGCTGCCGTCGACGCTGCGGAGCGCGCATACTCATTCGTCTATGTGAACCAGCTCGACAACTTGCGGCGAGGCGGACGGATCGGGACCGCCGCCGCCATGTTCGGAACTGCCCTTGCGATCAAACCGGTCCTGCAACTCGCAAACGGGAAGCTGACTGTGCGCGAGAAGACCCGCACTGCATCGAAAGCGCTTGTCCGCCTCGTCGATGTTGCGGCTGAAGCCGCGCGTGCCAAAGGATCTGGTGGTGGGCTCTGTGTGGCAGTGCAGCACCTTGAGGCGGAAGAGCGTGCACACGAGGTGCTTGAGCGTTTTACGAAGAGGATTCCAGAGGTGGAGGAATCGCTCGTCGGTGACCTTGGTGCGGTGCTTGGCGTCCACCTTGGACCTGGCGCGCTGAGCATCTCGGTCTACCGGCACCCCTGA